Proteins co-encoded in one Aspergillus fumigatus Af293 chromosome 6, whole genome shotgun sequence genomic window:
- a CDS encoding MMtag domain-containing protein → MDLVAGVRKEGSRGGRGEFKWSDVKDSAHRENYLGHSLMAPVGRWQQGRDLQWYTKGETTAEEQARRDREELQRVKQAEEEAMARALGLPLPVSSGSANANLTPLGERETETAVQDPADRKRERRSEQSRSPGRHRIRDRESNRDRDRDRRDHRHHRHHRHHEDRERHHRNHRHRSRSPSGDREHRRRRSSSRSTSRVRAGEDGHRRHREDHRRRHPRDHDSDHYRRR, encoded by the exons ATGGATCTTGTTGCCGGTGTTCGCAAAGAAGGCAGCCG TGGCGGCCGCGGCGAGTTTAAATGGTCTGATGTGAAGGACTCGGCACATCGTGAGAATTATCTCGGCCATTCTCTTATGGCCCCCGTCGGTCGCTGGCAACAAGGTCGTGATCTACAATGGTATACCAAGGGCGAGACAACCGCGGAAGAGCAGGCTCGACGAGATCGTGAGGAGCTACAACGGGTCAAACaagcggaggaggaagccatgGCACGAGCCTTGGGCCTACCCCTGCCAGTCTCGAGTGGGAGTGCCAATGCAAACCTTACACCTCTAGGGGAAAGGGAGACGGAGACTGCGGTTCAGGATCCAGCTGATAGGAAGAGAGAACGGAGAAGCGAGCAGAGTCGGAGTCCAGGAAGGCACCGTATACGGGATCGCGAGAGCaacagagacagagacagagacCGCAGAGACCACAGACACCACAGACACCACAGGCATCATGAAGACCGCGAACGTCATCATCGAAACCACCGTCACCGATCGAGATCCCCGTCTGGTGATCGTGAACACCGGAGGAGACGATCGAGTTCGCGGTCCACAAGCAGAGTAAGGGCCGGGGAAGACGGTCACCGCAGACACAGAGAAGACCATCGTCGAAGACATCCAAGGGATCATGACTCCGATCATTATCGACGCCGGTGA
- the cwh41 gene encoding mannosyl-oligosaccharide glucosidase: protein MHFPNLRFLLAPFLYNVVVSGWQASAADDLSVLATETAKANNDSLLWGPYKSNLYFGVRPRIANSLSAGLMWAKVDNYATAQASFRHTCEQNEGMAGYGWDEYDIRKGGRQTIHDTGNSLDLTIDFIKVPGGQHGGSWAARVRGIPREDGSPDQPTSIVFYATLEGLGNLGVATESGPIGYQGDVKLMGYTTELGDFSIDVTAGPETNEHPEHGHPSYEDKPLDRTLVSSSTIAPENLWQVKPIFFAQLKSEVNEMIQRFGQENPPPPAQVFTIKNAPGDGNIHLIQKVFKGAFEFDILFNSGSSPDPVTSDKLTEVISSASQSFSERFNKVLLPQSPFQTAEYSEFSKAMLSNLVGGIGFFHGDDIVDRSAAPEYDEENEGFWEETAEARARAQPVHEGPKDLFTCVPSRPFFPRGFLWDEGFHLIPVIDWDTDLALEIVKSWLNLMDEDGWIAREQILGAEARSKVPPEFTVQYPHYANPPTLFMVLEAFLDKLEASKGAYSQNSGGQEALDSLRMTYLQKPELGEAFIRSIYPLLKRHYFWYRTTQKGDIKSYDREAFSTKEAYRWRGRSVQHILTSGLDDYPRPQPPHPGELHVDLISWMGMMTRAMRRIAEFVGETEDVEEFRGYETAIERNIDDLHWDEEAQTYCDATIDEFEESVHVCHKGYISLFPFLTGMLGPDSPRLKAVLDLIRDPDELWSDYGIRSLSKKDEFYGTAENYWRSPIWMPINYLVVKNLYDIAMTSGPHQEQAREMYSSLRKNLVENVFRQWKETGFAWEQYNPETGKGQRTQHFTGWTSMVVKIMSMPDLPANKQIGHDEL from the exons ATGCATTTCCCGAACTTACGTTTTCTTCTCGCGCCCTTTCTCTACAATGTCGTGGTCTCCGGTTGGCAGGCCTCCGCCGCAGACGATTTATCTGTCCTGGCCACCGAGACAGCGAAGGCCAACAACGACTCGTTATTATGGGGTCCCTACAAGTCCAATCTCTATTTTGGTGTCCGCCCTCGCATCGCAAATAGTCTTTCCGCCGGGTTGATGTGGGCTAAGGTGGACAACTATGCTACCGCGCAAGCTA GCTTCAGACATACTTGCGAGCAGAATGAAGGCATGGCTGGCTATGGCTGGGACGAGTACGATATCAGGAAAGGCGGCCGGCAGACAATCCATGACACCGGAAACTCCTTGGACTTGACAATCGACTTCATTAAGGTCCCTGGTGGACAACATGGCGGCAGCTGGGCTGCCAGAGTGAGAGGTATCCCGCGCGAAGACGGTTCCCCCGACCAGCCGACATCGATCGTCTTCTATGCTACTTTGGAGGGACTGGGTAACCTGGGTGTTGCGACGGAATCGGGTCCTATTGGGTACCAAGGGGACGTGAAATTGATGGGATATACAACCGAGCTTGGGGACTTCTCCATCGATGTGACGGCTGGCCCTGAAACCAACGAGCATCCTGAACATGGGCACCCGTCCTACGAGGACAAGCCGCTGGATCGCACTCTGGTCTCCAGCTCTACCATTGCGCCTGAAAACCTCTGGCAGGTGAAAC CCATTTTCTTCGCGCAGTTGAAGTCCGAAGTCAATGAGATGATACAGAGATTTGGTCAAGAGAATCCTCCCCCACCGGCGCAAGTCTTTACGATCAAGAACGCGCCCGGTGACGGAAATATTCATCTCATCCAGAAGGTGTTCAAGGGTGCTTTCGAG TTCGATATCCTGTTCAATTCCGGGTCTTCTCCAGATCCCGTGACGT CCGACAAGCTCACCGAAGTGATCTCCAGCGCATCCCAATCATTCTCTGAACGCTTCAACAAAGTCCTTCTACCACAGTCTCCCTTCCAGACTGCAGAGTACTCTGAGTTCTCCAAGGCAATGCTGTCGAACCTAGTTGGCGGTATTGGCTTTTTCCATGGAGATGATATTGTTGACCGCTCTGCAGCACCAGAGTATGATGAAGAGAATGAAGGTTTCTGGGAGGAGACGGCCGAGGCGAGGGCGCGAGCCCAACCTGTCCATGAAGGGCCTAAGGACCTCTTTACTTGTGTCCCGTCTCGCCCCTTTTTCCCCAGAGGGTTTCTATGGGATGAGGGATTCCACCTGATACCTGTGATTGACTGGGACACGGACCTTGC GCTCGAAATTGTAAAGAGCTGGCTGAATCtgatggatgaggatggctgGATCGCTCGAGAGCAAATCCTTGGCGCCGAGGCCCGTAGCAAAGTGCCACCAGAATTTACGGTACAGTATCCTCATTACGCCAACCCGCCGACTCTGTTCATGGTATTGGAGGCGTTCCTGGATAAGTTGGAGGCTAGCAAGGGCGCCTATTCTCAAAATTCCGGTGGCCAGGAGGCGCTGGACAGTCTGCGTATGACCTATCTGCAAAAACCGGAACTGGGCGAGGCATTCATCCGATCGATCTATCCACTGCTCAAGCGGCATTACTTTTGGTACAGAACCACCCAAAAGGGAGATATCAAGTCGTACGACCGGGAAGCCTTTTCCACGAAAGAAGCATACCGCTGGCGAGGAAGGTCCGTCCAGCATATTCTCACTTCGGGACTTGATGACTATCCTCGCCCACAGCCTCCCCATCCAGGCGAGCTGCATGTCGATTTGATTAGCTGGATGGGAATGATGACCCGTGCCATGCGACGTATCGCCGAGTTTGTCGGCGAGACCGAGGATGTGGAAGAATTCCGAGGGTACGAAACGGCGATTGAGCGTAACATTGACGATCTTCACTGGGATGAGGAGGCACAGACGTACTGCGATGCCACCATCGACGAGTTCGAGGAAAGTGTCCATGTTTGTCACAAGGGCTACATCTCCCTCTTCCCGTTCTTGACAGGCATGCTGGGCCCTGATAGTCCACGACTCAAGGCTGTTCTGGATTTGATCAGGGACCCAGACGAGCTTTGGAGCGACTACGGTATCCGCAGCTTGAGCAAGAAAGACGAGTTCTACGGTACTGCCGAGAATTATTGGAGAAGCCCGATTTGGATGCCTATCAACTATCTGGTGGTCAAGAATCTTTAC GACATTGCAATGACATCTGGtcctcatcaagaacagGCCCGTGAGATGTACTCGAGCTTGCGGAAAAACTTGGTCGAAAACGTCTTTAGACAATGGAAGGAGACGGGATTTGCCTGGGAACAGTACAACCCTGAAACCGGAAAGGGGCAGCGCACCCAACACTTCACAGGTTGGACCAGCATGGTAGTGAAGATCATGTCAATGCCTGATTTGCCTGCGAACAAGCAGATAGGCCATGATGAGTTGTAA
- a CDS encoding NAD(P)/FAD-dependent oxidoreductase has protein sequence MEIAIYILRSRFSYPPHLPSRECLTTHTNNYIRKCGFHKVSATQIVVPANLQRKMAASSERREIVIVGGGIIGCCSAYYLTRHPSYDPSRHRVTLIEATEIAGGASGKAGGLLALWAYPSSIVPLSYKLHADLAKEHNGKVRWGYREVGCGQIVVKGRPLNEKKDVGEKDTGSSLSLQKRSDAAIAKLRKAKFPPDLDWIDPLLIRGYESISDPGETAQVHPYLFTTSIAKLAEEKGAEIKLGSVTKIGYAGDAVESVTYNDKESGESRTISATDVIIAAGPWTRTVMPEAPISAMRAHSVVIRPTKPVSAHTLFTNIEIPANFDPSKPSRPTVVSPEIYARPDETVYACGEGDQVVPLPKTTADVEVDQRRCQDIIDQVGSISDELRDGQVCARQACYLPNVSVRGGPLIGHTGTKGLYLAAGHTCWGIQNAPGTGKLISEFVFDGDAKSAKIGSLDPRNFL, from the exons ATGGAGATTGCcatatatatactccgtagccGCTTTTCGTATCCCCCACACCTCCCATCCAGAGAGTGTCTAACAACGCACACGAACAACTACATCCGTAAGTGTGGCTTCCATAAGGTTTCTGCGACCCAGATTGTTGTACCTGCAAACCTGCAACGTAAGATGGCGGCTTCGAGTGAGCGTCGAGAAATTGTTATCGTCG GCGGTGGTATTATTGGATGCTGTTCCGCATATTATCTGACGCGACATCCATCATACGATCCTTCGCGCCATAGAGTGACTCTGATCGAGGCGACAGAAATTGCCGGAGGCGCATCAGGCAAAGCTGGTGGACTGCTGGCGCTATGGGCATATCCAAGCAGTATAGTTCCTCTGAGCTACAAGCTGCACGCGGATCTGGCCAAGGAACACAACGGTAAAGTAAGATGGGGCTATAGAGAGGTTGGCTGTGGACAGATTGTTGTGAAAGGCCGTCCTCTTAATGAAAAGAAGGATGTCGGCGAGAAGGACACGGGAAGCTCATTATCCCTTCAAAAGCGGAGTGATGCTGCTATTGCGAAACTACGGAAAGCCAAATTTCCGCCTGATCTGGATTGGATTGATCCCCTACTGATCAGAGGCTATGAGAGCATAAGCGACCCCGGCGAGACCGCCCAAGTCCACCCTTACCTCTTCACTACATCAATCGCAAAGCTTGCCGAGGAGAAAGGCGCAGAGATCAAGTTGGGATCAGTGACAAAAATTGGTTACGCAGGGGATGCTGTGGAATCAGTTACATACAATGATAAGGAATCCGGAGAGTCGCGCACAATTTCGGCGACGGACGTCATCATTGCCGCTGGTCCCTGGACACGAACGGTCATGCCGGAAGCTCCCATATCGGCAATGCGCGCTCACAGTGTTGTCATCCGACCGACCAAGCCGGTGAGCGCTCATACTCTATTTACGAACATTGAAATACCTGCCAACTTCGATCCATCGAAGCCCTCACGCCCCACAGTCGTGTCCCCTGAGATCTACGCCCGCCCCGATGAGACGGTATACGCTTGTGGCGAGGGTGACCAGGTTGTCCCGCTTCCAAAGACCACAGCAGATGTTGAAGTGGACCAGAGGCGGTGCCAGGACATCATCGATCAAGTGGGCAGCATATCCGATGAGCTTCGGGACGGACAGGTTTGCGCACGGCAAGCTTGCTACTTGCCCAACGTCAGCGTACGGGGAGGTCCCTTGATCGGCCACACTGGCACTAAAGGGCTCTACCTTGCTGCTGGACACACCTGCTGGGGTATCCAGAACGCTCCCGGAACCGGAAAGCTTATCAGTGAATTTGTCTTCGATGGCGATGCAAAGAGCGCCAAGATCGGGTCTCTAGATCCGAGGAACTTTCTCTGA